In the genome of Hippoglossus hippoglossus isolate fHipHip1 chromosome 4, fHipHip1.pri, whole genome shotgun sequence, one region contains:
- the fam20b gene encoding glycosaminoglycan xylosylkinase, producing the protein MKLKQRMVVLCAVLLLLGLAKIFLLDGGEGSAASRRDLRAFRKMEAGLALSRSARLTHTLQSPWEIASQWVGPREVYPEETPELAAVLIALSTSRIEQADVGYKGTQLKALLVLDGGQKVVFKPKRYNRDHVVEGEPYAGYDRHNAEVAAFHLDRILGFRRAPLVVGRFVNLRTEIKPVATDQLLSTFLMQGNNTCFYGKCYYCRESEPACAEGEIMEGSLTLWLPDVWPLQKHRHPWGRTYREGKLARWEYDESYCEAVKKMPPYDAGPRLLDVIDTAIFDYLIGNADRHHYESFQDDGGASMLILLDNAKSFGNAALDERSILAPLYQCCMVRVSTWNRLNLLRSGELSSALRQALAFDPIHPVLAETHLAALDRRLSGIIATVKQCMESQGPDNTLIEDRMNLPHP; encoded by the exons ATGAAGCTCAAACAGCGCATGGTGGTGCTGTGTGCCGTGCTTCTCCTGCTGGGCCTGGCCAAGATCTTCCTGctggatggaggtgaaggatCTGCAGCCAGTCGACGGGACCTCAGAGCGTTCCGCAAG ATGGAAGCTGGCCTCGCTCTGTCCCGCAGTGCTCGTCTCACCCACACCCTCCAGTCTCCGTGGGAGATAGCAAGCCAGTGGGTGGGCCCGAGAGAGGTGTACCCTGAGGAGACCCCAGAGCTGGCTGCTGTGCTCATTGCCCTCAGCACTTCCAGGATTGAACAGGCAGATGTGGGCTATAAGGGCACTCAGCTCAAAGCCCTGCTGGTGCTGGATGGGGGACAGAAAGTGGTCTTCAAACCCAAAAG GTACAACAGAGACCATGTCGTTGAGGGCGAGCCCTACGCAGGCTACGACAGACACAACGCAGAGGTGGCAGCTTTTCACTTGGATAG GATCCTAGGGTTCAGGAGAGCACCTCTTGTGGTGGGGCGGTTCGTCAACCTGCGGACAGAGATCAAACCTGTGGCGACGGACCAGCTGCTGAGCACCTTCCTCATGCAGG GTAACAACACATGTTTCTATGGAAAGTGTTACTACTGTCGGGAAAGTGAGCCAGCCTGTGCAGAGGGAGAAATCATGGAGGGTTCATTAACCCTTTGGCTGCCAGACGTCTGgcctctgcagaaacacagacaccCCTGGGGACGCACCTACAGAGAGGGGAAACTTGCCAG GTGGGAGTACGATGAGAGTTACTGTGAGGCTGTGAAGAAAATGCCACCATATGATGCAGGGCCCAGGCTGCTGGACGTCATAGACACGGCCATATTTGATTATCTCATTGGGAACGCTGACCGGCATCACTATGAGAGTTTCCAGGATGACGGGGGCGCCAGCATGCTCATCCTGCTCGACAACGCAAAGAG CTTTGGGAACGCAGCTCTGGATGAACGAAGCATCCTGGCACCACTCTACCAGTGCTGCAT gGTCCGAGTCTCCACGTGGAACAGGTTGAACCTACTGAGAAGTGGAGAGCTGAGTTCAGCCTTGCGACAGGCTCTGGCATTCGACCCCATCCACCCTGTCCTGGCTGAAACGCACCTCGCAGCCCTGGATAGGCGTTTGTCTGGAATCATAGCAACTGTCAAGCAGTGCATGGAGTCGCAGGGCCCCGACAACACCCTAATAGAGGACCGAATGAACCTCCCGCATCCATAG